In Aspergillus nidulans FGSC A4 chromosome II, a single window of DNA contains:
- a CDS encoding protein sndA (transcript_id=CADANIAT00004786), which translates to MVDHSMRNNLRPLAPKGPDTEARPTSRSPEETRTKRASTACGECKLRRTKCTVDDSGGPCTECALHNRECIIDELADRRRKIAAKETEENLRRTQMELQATRRELEYYRSYVNYLLTSIRSCQEGDLSKIVKVIRRGTSDEEILSYLSQIVPVFPPFDPRTSRGSDLMDGENGLTPGRRAPGPAYR; encoded by the exons ATGGTCGATCATTCAATGAGGAATAATCTTCGTCCCCTTGCCCCGAAGGGCCCGGATACTGAAGCTCGGCCGACAAGTCGCTCGCCGGAAGAGACTCGGACGAAGCGAGCCTCGACCGCATGCGGGGAATGCAAGCTGCGGCGGACAAAG TGCACCGTCGATGATTCTGGTGGTCCTTGCACTGAATGTGCGCTCCACAACCGGGAGTGCATAATTGATGAGTTGGCAGACAGGCGTCGAAAGATTGCAGCCAAAGAAACTGAGGAGAATCTTAGAAGGACCCAGatggagctccaggccaCTCGGAGGGAGTTGGAATACTACCGGTCATACGTCAATTACCTCCTCACTTCGATTCGAAGTTGCCAAGAAGGGGATCTCAGCAAGATTGTCAAAGTTATTCGGCGCGGGACATCAGACGAGGAGATCCTCTCTTATCTATCCCAAATTGTGCCTGTCTTCCCGCCGTTCGACCCTCGAACTTCCCGTGGATCGGACCTCATGGACGGCGAAAATGGTCTGACCCCTGGGCGCAGAGCTCCCGGACCTGCATATCGATGA
- a CDS encoding Zn(II)2Cys6 transcription factor (transcript_id=CADANIAT00004785) produces MASTLVEQVDVELPSGTNFGDTGRAVGVLPGRKRKSLEPSASKVSAPRQKITRACDSCKEKKTRCTGTLPCGRCTRLSLACEYNAAYSRGLPPDPPPAPASVAARYLRNRPSSHASTSQSPNSRKSSPNKDSSRTAKTVRSQLSQASVEMPRRNSPDPVATDFEGNYLGPASGVSFLNRVWRRLHQDETSAVPDELRNESSPKNTSVFMFGDKPYASYRDAGFTLPTFDKAMELVSRYFDHAMVTYRFLHRGSVEEWLRQVYNCNISPSNLPTGPFVARTAIILMIFAVSTLHAEQTQGKQAESSCESERWFAASKYMLSMEFGPPRLETVQARLGQCLYLLSSSRANECWYTFGTAVQLVTALGLHRRCAPKMSKKGTSYLERELRKRILWSAYTLDKYLNVIFGRPRLLHDEDIDQELPDEVSDEDILQDDPAMRLGTTDSMMIASILHFRLGRILGEISRQFYTVNPIHRESHLEAAVRITSELERWKETTPPLFNSVRPTSLIPPLCRQSQVLQLAYCHAMIHATRSFLLNDFTDLGRRPAAPHPTVTTHVTKCLEAAEHVMKLVDSIAKQGTLIQSFWFTHHVCFCAIVVVYIYTIQQHRLSSNLEPAELDTNSVRSLFSLAEVCQQHLAEATRKNCPSRRYGIILEETRLEVHKQLGTKLIKGSLANNPEQSRDMPIQDRSAVVEQRPVDPTDTNNVVPFNSISYDGNFPSSAFVDGPPEMGDVGFLDNLEGSIWWTQLDTWVGSPVLWAVLS; encoded by the exons ATGGCTAGCACCCTTGTGGAGCAGGTGGACGTTGAGCTTCCATCTGGAACGAACTTTGGTGACACAGGTCGAGCAGTTGGGGTTCTCCCAGGACGGAAGAGAAAGTCGTTGGAGCCGTCAGCGAGTAAAGTCAGCGCCCCGCGGCAGAAGATCACAAGGGCCTGTGATAGCTGCAAGGAAAAAAAGACCCGATGTACCGGAACTCTGCCCTGCGGCAGATGTACTAGGCTGTCGCTCGCCTGTGAATACAATGCCGCGTATAGTCGAGGCTTGCCTCCGGATCCGCCTCCAGCGCCTGCGTCAGTGGCTGCTAGGTACCTGAGAAACCGGCCTTCGTCGCACGCCTCCACCTCACAAAGTCCCAATTCGCGAAAATCATCGCCGAATAAGGATTCATCGCGGACTGCAAAGACTGTGCGCTCACAATTATCACAAGCGTCCGTGGAAATGCCACGGCGTAACTCTCCCGATCCAGTAGCCACTGATTTTGAAGGCAACTATCTCGGACCTGCCTCGGGCGTCTCGTTTCTAAATCGCGTCTGGCGACGTCTGCACCAGGACGAGACAAGCGCTGTTCCTGATGAGCTGCGAAATGAATCGTCACCGAAGAACACCTCTGTGTTCATGTTTGGCGATAAGCCGTACGCAAGTTATCGCGATGCGGGCTTTACTCTTCCTACGTTTGATAAAGCCATGGAGTTGGTGAGCAGGTATTTCGACCACGCAATGGTCACGTACCGCTTTCTTCATCGTGGAAGCGTGGAGGAATGGCTTAGACAAGTTTATAATTGCAATATATCCCCTTCAAACTTGCCCACGGGACCGTTTGTGGCTCGAACTGCGATAATTCTTATGATCTTTGCCGTAAGTACTCTGCATGCAGAACAAACTCAGGGGAAGCAGGCGGAAAGTTCGTGTGAAAG TGAACGGTGGTTTGCGGCCTCGAAATATATGCTCTCGATGGAATTCGGGCCCCCGCGCCTCGAGACTGTTCAAGCACGACTGGGGCAATGCCTTTACCTTCTGTCTTCTTCACGAGCCAATGAATGCTGGTATACATTTGGCACTGCCGTTCAGTTGGTGACAGCTCTCGGCCTGCATCGACGGTGTGCCCCTAAAATGTCGAAAAAGGGAACCTCATATCTGGAGAGGGAGCTCCGCAAACGGATCCTCTGGAGCGCTTATACACTAGACAAGTATCTCAATGTCATCTTTGGACGGCCGCGGCTATTGCATGATGAGGATATAGACCAGGAACTTCCCGATGAAGTCAGCGATGAGGATATTCTCCAAGACGATCCAGCTATGCGCCTGGGCACAACAGATTCCATGATGATTGCATCTATTCTGCACTTTAG GCTTGGACGCATTCTCGGTGAGATATCGCGTCAGTTCTACACCGTCAATCCCATACACCGGGAATCGCATCTCGAAGCCGCGGTGCGAATCACTTCGGAACTTGAAAGATGGAAAGAAACAACGCCACCTCTGTTTAATAGTGTTCGTCCAACAAGTCTTATCCCGCCATTATGCAGGCAAAGCCAAGTCCTCCAGCTCGCCTACTGCCATGCAATGATACACGCTACGAGGTCATTCCTATTGAATGATTTCACCGACCTTGGCCGTCGGCCAGCAGCTCCGCACCCAACGGTGACGACGCATGTAACTAAATGCCTTGAGGCAGCGGAGCATGTCATGAAGCTAGTGGACAGCATAGCAAAGCAAGGCACCCTTATCCAGTCATTCTGGTTCACCCACCATGTATGTTTCTGTGCAATTGTCGTGGTCTACATCTACACCATCCAGCAGCATCGTCTGTCCTCAAACCTAGAGCCTGCTGAGCTAGATACCAACAGCGTACGATCACTCTTTAGCCTCGCGGAGGTCTGTCAGCAACATTTGGCAGAAGCGACGCGCAAAAACTGCCCTAGCCGGCGTTATGGTATCATTTTGGAGGAAACAAGGCTAGAAGTGCACAAGCAACTCGGCACAAAGCTCATTAAGGGTTCGCTCGCTAACAACCCAGAACAATCTCGAGACATGCCTATTCAGGATCGCAGTGCCGTAGTCGAGCAGAGGCCAGTCGATCCGACTGATACGAACAATGTCGTTCCGTTCAACTCTATCAGCTATGACGGGAATTTCCCGTCATCAGCTTTCGTAGATGGACCACCTGAAATGGGCGACGTTGGGTTTCTGGACAATCTTGAAGGGTCCATTTGGTGGACTCAATTGGATACTTGGGTTGGTAGTCCTGTCCTTTGGGCTGTTCTTAGCTAA
- a CDS encoding putative sister chromatid separation protein (Src1) (transcript_id=CADANIAT00004787) yields MSDDLDYLSPDFDLNSLTVPRLRSILVSHDVPYPASAKKAQLIRILEDEVLPQARKLLRERERVRRTSEGITNMPSRESSVISEQEFERDRIAPTPSSVSTAGRRGRSKASARASTVDTEEASVTATPSSRRTTRSRRSQKTEAEPTDEHLTTPVPSNTVTPRPSTSNRHRRDLTPTQVESRDMEFKAEPKSESVFTDDNPFQSGSPASWDQRKLGGISPEKKRNSSARHSMVKSPIRTPAKEARLRKSETPAYIKHEDLDETGQSLAAYEPHETDSDIGEEFTPEEQLALEREQADLMYPPVHRKRLQKPGPVGRAVPWLIILTLFTSFGAWWRKEKIEIGFCGIGKPTWSLAETKVPEWANVLEPQCEPCPPHAFCYHNFEARCEHDFILTPHPLSLGGLVPLAPTCEPDSEKARRVKAVADKAVEELRDRRAKWECGQLSESSKETAGPDITEGDLKKEVAKKRRKGMTDAEFDDLWKGALGDIIAKEEVVAKTDQSSSVLTLTSTSVARLPLSCAIRRYVRLSLLAYRLPLSLLIICIAAATYARARVRARRSDLARVPELVATTLDRLAAQAALHARGHAHEPYISIGQLRDDVLRSELRGNRREEIWKRVRNVVEGNANIRAAVREGRGGDVARVWEWVGGIGSVGRQIEGSTDKAQFSPLATPETRSPGALDAIPCDSQQQAVRKWDEGRPIY; encoded by the exons ATGTCCGACGACCTCGATTATTTGTCTCCGGACTTCGACCTGAATTCTCTGACTGTGCCACGTCTTCGCTCTATCCTCGTCAGTCACGACGTACCGTATCCCGCATCGGCCAAAAAGGCCCAGCTTATCCGCATTCTGGAAGATGAGGTTCTTCCTCAGGCGAGAAAACTCCTCCGGGAGCGCGAGAGAGTGAGAAGGACGAGCGAAGGAATCACAAACATGCCAAGTCGCGAGTCGTCAGTCATTAGTGAACAAGAATTCGAGCGGGATCGCATCGCAccaacgccatcgtcggtGTCTACTGCTGGGCGAAGAGGTCGGTCTAAAGCCAGCGCACGCGCATCAACTGTTGATACAGAGGAGGCTAGTGTTACCGCCACTCCGTCGTCCAGAAGGACTACCAGATCACGGCGGTCGCAAAAGACAGAAGCAGAACCTACTGATGAGCATCTTACGACTCCTGTGCCTTCTAATACAGTCACGCCTCGTCCATCCACCTCGAATAGACATCGAAGAGATCTGACCCCCACGCAGGTAGAGTCTCGGGACATGGAATTCAAGGCAGAGCCTAAGAGCGAAAGTGTTTTTACGGACGACAATCCCTTCCAGAGCGGGTCTCCGGCTTCCTGGGATCAGAGAAAACTCGGCGGAATAAGcccagaaaagaaaagaaacagtaGCGCACGTCACTCTATGGTGAAGTCCCCTATAAGAACACCAGCTAAGGAAGCGAGACTTCGCAAATCCGAAACTCCGGCATATATCAAGCATGAAGATTTGGATGAAACAGGCCAGTCGCTTGCGGCTTATGAACCGCATGAAACGGACAGCGATATTGGTGAAGAGTTTACTCCTGAGGAGCAATTGGCGTTGGAACGGGAGCAGGCGGATCTGATGTACCCTCCCGTACATCGCAAACGCCTGCAGAAGCCGGGACCAGTAGGTCGGGCCGTTCCTTGGCTAATCATCCTTACGCTTTTTACAAGCTTTGGTGCTTGGTGGCGCAAGGAAAAGATTGAGATTGGATTCTGTGGCATCGGAAAACCGACATGGTCACTTGCTGAGACTAAGGTTCCTGAGTGGGCCAATGTCCTCGAACCTCAATGCGAACCATGCCCACCCCATGCGTTTTGTTACCATAATTTTGAGGCTCGATGCGAGCATGACTTTATTCTCACTCCTCACCCGCTGTCGCTTGGGGGTCTTGTTCCTCTTGCACCCACATGCGAACCCGACAGCGAGAAGGCACGCCGTGTGAAGGCTGTTGCCGACAAGGCTGTAGAGGAACTTCGCGATCGGAGGGCAAAATGGGAGTGTGGACAGCTTTCTGAAAGCAGCAAGGAGACCGCGGGGCCGGATATAACCGAGGGGGATCTTAAGAAGGAAGTTGCAAAGAAACGCAGAAAAGGAATGACGGATGCGGAATTCGATGATTTGTGGAAAGGGGCGCTGGGCGATATTATTGCGAAAGAGGAAGTTGTGGCCAAAACAGACCA ATCATCGTCTGTCCTTACCCTCACATCTACATCCGTCGCCCGCCTCCCCCTCTCCTGCGCCATCCGCCGCTACGTCAGGCTCTCTCTCCTCGCGTATCGACTACCTCTTTCACTTTTAATAATATGCATCGCTGCCGCGACATATGCGCGCGCTCGGGTGCGTGCACGCCGCTCCGACCTCGCTCGCGTCCCTGAGTTGGTTGCAACGACTCTAGACCGCCTAGCGGCGCAGGCGGCTTTGCATGCACGAGGTCATGCCCATGAACCCTACATCTCAATTGGACAACTCCGCGATGATGTGCTCCGATCGGAATTGCGAGGCAACCGGCGCGAGGAGATCTGGAAGCGTGTTCGTAATGTCGTTGAGGGGAACGCTAACATCCGGGCAGCGGTCCGCGAAGGCCGTGGTGGAGACGTTGCCCGCGTTTGGGAATGGGTTGGAGGCATTGGCAGTGTCGGAAGACAAATTGAGGGAAGCACGGATAAGGCGCAGTTCTCCCCCTTGGCAACTCCAGAAACCCGTTCCCCTGGTGCTCTGGATGCGATACCCTGTGACAGCCAGCAACAAGCTGTGCGCAAATGGGATGAGGGGAGGCCGATATACTGA
- a CDS encoding putative NRPS-like enzyme (transcript_id=CADANIAT00004784), producing MLSTIRPQAPTHIDKLAHDTEDVASPQAEPLTVDELVRHRASLGPSQPVVYYPRAGIEYSEFPLQNLDVFAYRVAKILAEKIPPRKSSSECPAVVALLGPSNLDYLVLLLAVTKLGHAGLLLSTRISVEAHVSLIERTNAQHMFVHGSFRDIAAKVSERIPLVQVHSIPSEENYDYHIPDEPIDTNLLSHLDPEVETKHLAWIIHSSGSTGLPKPIFQSQRAAVKNYAGNMNMRGFITLPLYHNHGICCLFRTIYSNKTLHLYNPQLPLTSQYLVEIMRSYNFEIFYGVPYALKLLAESEEGIEALAKLKAVMFGGSPCPDSLGNLLVENGVNLIAHYGSTETGQLMTSMRPPGDKRWDWLRPSETVKKYLRMEERYPGIYESVVLDGWPSKVMSNRPDGAYATKDLFLKHPEMEAYKYYSRLDDTITLVNGEKVIPLDLEGRVRQLSVVADALAFGIGKSNIGLAVIRAPEAASMTDEQVIDAIWPAVEDAHQTLPAYGLLPKNMVRVLPADAPYARTDKGTVIRQAFYRDFADLIEASYEAGDDMTGTMLLSEEELKAFLHKELSAIVPARTTNGFTDEEDFFSLGMDSLQASQLRSVLVKSLDTKGYKLGLNVVFEHPSIASLARYLFSLTSKTLETMASIEEQMEALISKYSDFEHHVPRPNELSGRYIVVTGATGSLGCHVVAKLSTLPDVQKIYCFVRANSTLDAYGRLLGSLRTRRVYDTLSTSAKNKLIALPSNLALATLGLDTMTYNTLTSTITDIIHCAWSVNFTLHLSSFEKDNIAGIQHLANLCLRAQRPAPATLNFCSSISAVVRSPEPSIPESLPLSLAHAQAMGYAQSKLVAEHLCVKAYQQTGLCTRVLRIGQVVADTENGIWNTTEAIPLMIQSATTIGALPKLDEFHRWLPVNTVAGVVVDIALSESDVDGPKDAQAIYNIISPYPFHWTNELLPCLRDAGLVFEELDTRTWLKRLRESNPDPQANPPIKLVDFWTGKYDHDFPPRVVGWETGKTKAVSRTFGQAKKLQRDIVQKMMSYFFGVDGWGKGKVKLT from the exons ATGTTGTCTACCATTCGCCCTCAAGCACCTACCCACATCGATAAACTCGCCCACGACACGGAGGACGTCGCCTCGCCGCAAGCAGAGCCTCTGACAGTGGATGAGCTCGTCCGTCACCGTGCATCTCTCGGGCCATCGCAACCAGTCGTTTACTACCCTCGGGCTGGGATAGAGTACTCTGAATTCCCACTGCAAAATCTCGATGTCTTTGCCTACCGAGTCGCGAAGATactggcagagaagatccCACCCCGGAAGTCCTCCTCAGAATGTCCCGCTGTCGTTGCCTTATTGGGTCCTTCGAACCTGGACTacctcgttctccttctcgcagTAACCAAACTCGGCCATGCTGGgctgcttctttccaccAGGATATCAGTCGAGGCCCATGTGTCTTTGATAGAACGGACCAACGCGCAGCATATGTTCGTCCACGGCTCCTTCAGAGATATAGCTGCGAAAGTCAGCGAGCGAATTCCGCTGGTGCAAGTTCACAGTATCCCAAGTGAAGAGAACTACGATTACCACATCCCGGACGAACCCATCGACACGAACCTTCTTTCCCATCTGGACCCTGAAGTCGAAACAAAGCATCTCGCCTGGATCATCCACAGTTCGGGCTCAACCGGGCTGCCCAAACCCATATTCCAGTCACAGAGAGCGGCAGTCAAGAACTATGCTGGTAATATGAACATGCGTGGTTTCATTACCTTACCCTTGTATCATAATCATGGCATCTGCTGTCTTTTCCGGACGATTTATTCAAACAAGACTCTGCATTTGTACAACCCTCAGCTTCCGCTCACAAGTCAGTATCTGGTTGAGATTATGCGGTCATACAATTTCGAGATCTTCTACGGAGTCCCGTACGCGCTAAAGCTGCTTGCGGAGTCCGAAGAGGGTATTGAAGCCCTTGCTAAACTGAAAGCTGTAATGTTTGGAGGATCTCCGTGTCCGGATTCTTTGGGGAACTTGCTGGTTGAGAATGGGGTTAACCTCATTGCTCATTATGGCTC AACTGAGACAGGCCAGTTGATGACTTCCATGCGACCTCCTGGCGATAAAAGATGGGACTGGCTCCGACCATCTGAAACCGTGAAGAAGTATCTGCGGATGGAAGAACGCTACCCTGGCATTTATGAGTCTGTCGTCCTTGACGGGTGGCCGTCGAAGGTTATGTCAAACCGACCAGACGGTGCTTACGCTACGAAAGACCTATTTCTGAAGCATCCTGAGATGGAAGCATATAAGTACTACTCCCGACTGGATGACACAATCACACTAGTCAACGGCGAGAAAGTCATCCCACTTGACCTGGAAGGACGAGTTCGGCAGCTCAGCGTGGTAGCAGATGCTCTCGCTTTTGGCATTGGCAAGTCGAACATCGGGTTGGCCGTCATTCGTGCTCCAGAGGCAGCATCTATGACAGACGAGCAAGTCATTGACGCCATCTGGCCGGCTGTCGAAGACGCGCACCAAACGCTGCCAGCATACGGCCTGCTGCCTAAGAACATGGTCCGGGTCCTTCCTGCCGATGCACCCTATGCCCGCACCGACAAAGGCACCGTCATCCGGCAGGCATTCTACCGCGATTTTGCCGACCTGATAGAGGCGTCGTACGAGGCCGGAGATGATATGACGGGCACTATGCTCTTGTCggaggaagagctgaaggCGTTCCTACACAAGGAGCTCTCTGCTATCGTTCCGGCCAGAACGACGAATGGTTTtactgacgaagaggatttcttttctctcgGCATGGACTCGTTACAGGCTTCTCAATTGCGGTCAGTGCTGGTCAAGTCACTCGACACCAAGGGATACAAGTTAGGGCTGAACGTTGTATTCGAGCACCCGTCTATTGCCTCTCTAGCGCGGtaccttttctccctcaCTTCTAAGACGCTGGAAACTATGGCTTCGATCGAGGAGCAAATGGAGGCATTAATTTCAAAATACAGTGATTTCGAGCATCATGTCCCTCGTCCTAATGAATTAAGCGGAAGATACATT GTCGTTACTGGAGCCACCGGCTCCCTTGGCTGCCACGTCGTCGCCAAACTATCAACTCTCCCAGACGTACAAAAGATCTACTGCTTCGTCCGCGCCAACTCCACCCTCGATGCTTACGGCCGCCTCTTGGGCTCCCTCCGCACCAGACGCGTCTATGATACTCTATCCACCTCCGCAAAGAACAAGTTAATAGCCCTCCCTTCGAACCTCGCCCTCGCAACTCTAGGCCTCGACACAATGACCTACAATACCCTCACCTCCACCATCACGGACATAATCCACTGCGCCTGGTCAGTAAATTTCACCCTGcacctctccagcttcgaaaAGGACAATATCGCCGGCATCCAACACCTTGCAAACCTCTGTCTAAGAGCTCAACGGCCCGCACCAGCAACTCTAAACTTCTGCTCCTCTATCAGCGCCGTTGTCCGCTCGCCCGAACCCTCCATACCTGAATCCTTACCTTTAAGCCTCGCACACGCCCAAGCCATGGGATACGCCCAGTCAAAGCTTGTGGCCGAACATCTCTGCGTCAAAGCATATCAGCAAACGGGCCTCTGCACTCGCGTGCTCCGCATCGGACAGGTCGTTGCCGATACAGAGAACGGTATCTGGAATACCACCGAGGCAATCCCGCTCATGATCCAGTCAGCGACGACAATCGGCGCCCTGCCTAAACTAGACGAGTTTCATCGCTGGCTTCCCGTGAATACTGTAGCCGGCGTTGTTGTCGATATCGCCCTCTCAGAGTCCGATGTAGACGGACCAAAGGACGCGCAAGCCATTTACAACATTATCTCCCCGTACCCCTTCCACTGGACAAACGAACTGCTTCCCTGTCTGCGGGATGCGGGCCTGGTTTTCGAAGAGCTCGACACCCGCACCTGGCTCAAGAGGCTGCGCGAATCAAATCCGGATCCCCAGGCTAATCCGCCGATTAAGCTGGTTGATTTCTGGACGGGGAAATATGATCACGACTTCCCACCGCGGGTTGTAGGCTGGGAGacggggaagacgaaggcTGTCTCGAGGACGTTTGGCCAGGCAAAGAAGTTGCAGCGTGATATTgtgcagaagatgatgagtTACTTTTTTGGTGTTGATGGGtgggggaaggggaaggtgaAGCTGACTTGA